The Methylocystis echinoides DNA segment GGGATCAAGCTCATAAGTGGCTACGTGATCTGCTGGTGGATGCTAGTCGAATTTTCCTCGAGCGCTTGCCTGCTTGACTCGCTAATTGGACCCCGAGCGCCATTCTCCGCTGATGCGACACCAAGGCCGCGCTACCTACTCTTAAGTCGAAAGATAGGCAGCGATATCTCGGCTCTGACTTTCGGAAATCCCCATGTCGGGCATGGCTATGGGCGCAAATATGTGGGACGGCGCAGCAGGCAAGTGCTCTTTTCAGACGTTTCCCGAGCGGGATCGGAGTAATATTGCAAGGTGACAGCAAATCTTTCAATTGTGTCTAACGTAGTTGATCTTCACGAACGCGGAGGGGCGCATTGTGGAGGCTCTGGCTCGCTTGGCTACGGTTAAATTATGCGTCTTTCAGTTGGTGCTGCGAGCGACTCTTTTCCAAGATCTGCTTACCTCGTCCAAAATAGACGTCTGCTGCCGTGAGGTTGTTCAGGCTCTAGTTCGGCCGGCGATGATTGTAATTTTCCACGAAGACGGGGCGCCCACGATCGAGCACGAGGTTTTCGAAAATGCCGCGGGGCCAGTGCGTCCTCATTTGCCAAGCGGGCGGGCGTTCCGCCAAGGCGCTGGAGCAGGCCATGGCGGCCGGCGCACGGATGTGCGCCATTACGCCGCTGGCACCGCCGGCTGGCGCGCGCGTGGCGGCGCGGTTTCGGCGTAAAGCGACCCTCTCTTGCCCCGGCCCCTCACCTTCCCCTCTCCCCGCAAACGGAGAGAGGGTAGGCTCGCGGCTCTACTTGTTCTTTACGCCGCGCGGCCGATCTCGGTCGCCTTCGGCACGTGCACGAGCTTGCCGGTCTTCACGTCGTAGATGTAGCCGTAGATCGGGATATATTTCGGGACGAGCGGATGCGAGCGGATGCGCGCCACGTCTTGCGCGACGCTGTCTTCCTGGTTCTTGATCGTGTGCCACTTGATGAAATGGCCCGCCG contains these protein-coding regions:
- a CDS encoding carbonic anhydrase, which gives rise to MLYYNILRPDASSCAVKRDEVMGDLLEDNLSTASLDMSTLKWSNPQHGGGCAAGHFIKWHTIKNQEDSVAQDVARIRSHPLVPKYIPIYGYIYDVKTGKLVHVPKATEIGRAA